Proteins co-encoded in one Hydrogenobacter sp. genomic window:
- a CDS encoding DUF2173 family protein: protein MVFAIFKLRMEKIFEKLKEISGVLVIGEFTNAGNFLVHCSDVISYEDVPEKIDELIALVHVANHFIDIMKSNRWSIYTEKEGLYPVEGFMLAGGKYVTCIVRSIGVFCEYKNADFDSVFRILFENLIKEV, encoded by the coding sequence ATGGTTTTTGCAATATTTAAACTCAGGATGGAGAAGATATTTGAAAAACTGAAAGAAATAAGTGGTGTTTTAGTAATAGGAGAGTTTACAAATGCTGGTAACTTTTTAGTACATTGCAGTGATGTGATCAGCTATGAGGATGTGCCGGAAAAGATAGATGAATTAATAGCACTGGTACATGTTGCCAATCATTTTATAGACATTATGAAGTCAAATAGATGGTCAATATACACTGAAAAGGAAGGCTTATATCCTGTAGAGGGTTTTATGCTTGCAGGGGGTAAGTATGTGACGTGTATAGTTAGAAGCATAGGAGTGTTTTGTGAATATAAAAATGCGGACTTTGATAGCGTGTTTCGCATACTATTTGAAAATCTTATAAAGGAGGTGTAA
- a CDS encoding DUF2173 family protein, whose product MADLDKLMQINGVIAAGEFTDNGELVAYKGEVTEEQAKKFAEVCAMNNSIAKKQVEEFSVLSGFNWSPLHGWAIAGPEYSLCVMGNVGVIVKNELVSFNDIFKALAEESHK is encoded by the coding sequence ATGGCAGATCTTGACAAACTCATGCAGATCAACGGTGTAATTGCTGCTGGCGAGTTCACCGATAATGGTGAACTTGTAGCTTACAAAGGAGAAGTTACTGAAGAACAAGCTAAAAAGTTTGCAGAAGTTTGTGCTATGAACAATTCTATAGCAAAAAAACAAGTTGAAGAATTTTCGGTACTTTCCGGCTTTAATTGGTCTCCCCTTCATGGATGGGCGATTGCAGGACCTGAGTACTCTTTGTGTGTAATGGGCAATGTAGGAGTTATAGTCAAAAATGAACTGGTATCTTTTAATGACATATTTAAAGCTCTTGCCGAGGAATCTCATAAATGA
- a CDS encoding cytochrome c3 family protein, with translation MILSEKGLLLVLFVVTFAVIVAQAAGPHEGLDCLGCHDPHYAKAEKIFKVQNTLYPNPRTGQNVSGIEALCLGCHNLSKFGGADIRPIYLHMTHPVSVKPNPKIAKVPEKLLVDGKLSCVSCHDPHPSNPNWKYLRVDTQGGSQVGVFCMVCHGAKGDQNYYKVQMSQIKLFSSMNEEKGPTFFSLTDPDMTIHNPTPLYIHPLGSYPNSIAPAWTFVPNEPWIYNPPTDKLPEGLKKLIEATGTKGGGSK, from the coding sequence ATGATTCTGAGTGAAAAGGGTCTCCTGTTAGTTCTTTTTGTAGTTACATTTGCAGTTATAGTTGCTCAGGCCGCGGGTCCACATGAAGGGCTTGACTGTCTTGGATGCCACGACCCTCACTATGCTAAAGCGGAGAAGATTTTTAAAGTGCAGAATACATTATATCCGAATCCGAGAACAGGGCAAAATGTGTCAGGAATAGAAGCCCTGTGTTTGGGTTGTCATAACCTTTCAAAATTTGGCGGGGCTGACATAAGACCTATTTATCTTCATATGACACATCCGGTAAGTGTGAAGCCAAATCCTAAAATTGCGAAAGTTCCAGAGAAACTCCTTGTGGACGGAAAGTTAAGTTGCGTAAGCTGTCATGATCCCCATCCATCCAACCCTAACTGGAAATATCTGAGAGTTGATACTCAGGGAGGTTCACAGGTGGGGGTATTCTGTATGGTATGTCACGGAGCTAAGGGAGACCAGAACTACTATAAGGTGCAAATGTCTCAGATAAAACTTTTTAGTAGTATGAATGAAGAGAAAGGTCCAACGTTTTTCTCTCTTACAGACCCTGATATGACCATACACAATCCTACTCCACTTTATATACATCCTCTGGGAAGTTATCCAAACAGTATAGCTCCAGCGTGGACCTTCGTTCCTAATGAGCCTTGGATTTACAACCCTCCTACAGATAAGTTACCAGAAGGTTTAAAGAAACTTATTGAGGCTACAGGAACGAAAGGAGGTGGTTCCAAATGA
- a CDS encoding hemerythrin family protein, with protein MSIIELTSDLLTGVEEMDKEHKVLVDMLNSIAELLKDGKRQEAEKVFVNQLSWFVEEHLNHEEKFMESIGYPELENHKRLHKVFREEVQKLLPYVKSGSYKSFSEALAYCWGWLYGHIAKADKKYGLYAKERGIL; from the coding sequence ATGAGTATAATAGAACTAACAAGTGATCTGCTTACGGGGGTTGAGGAGATGGATAAGGAACATAAAGTACTTGTTGATATGCTTAATTCAATAGCAGAACTTTTAAAAGATGGTAAAAGACAGGAGGCTGAAAAAGTGTTTGTAAATCAGCTCTCGTGGTTTGTTGAAGAACATCTAAATCACGAAGAAAAATTTATGGAATCGATTGGTTATCCAGAATTGGAGAACCATAAGAGATTACATAAGGTATTTAGGGAAGAAGTACAGAAGCTTTTACCATATGTCAAGAGTGGATCTTATAAATCTTTTAGTGAAGCTTTGGCATATTGTTGGGGATGGTTATACGGTCACATCGCTAAAGCAGATAAAAAATATGGGCTTTATGCAAAGGAAAGAGGAATACTATAA
- a CDS encoding sigma 54-interacting transcriptional regulator encodes MEKKLLDFFNNVHFLQVLFDGVIIVSKDKKILFFNESAEKILEERFSIGSPCPAFFSICQSCPMNIVEENKSGVQIYDIRTKNEKHVCLSITPLFVGDEFMGVIEVFRDVSKVIFYMEEVKKQKEFIEVTLNSIIEAVLIVDDRGNVIDYNAIAKKVLCREYEELKGKNLKDIVKLSLEELPNPGERTDIYIETPCGIHKASILLSPLKIGKGFVISFYIVPESMSNLLEKGDIKIITKNPIFRNILNQISVISDYDTNILLEGETGTGKSFLAKYIHYMSPRRNGPFVKVNCTAIPDTLLEAELFGHVKGAFTGAVRDKPGKVELADGGTLFLDEIGDMPLHLQAKILHFVQEKEFERLGDTKTRKANVRIIASTNRNLKELIRRGQFREDLYYRLGVVKLHIPPLRERKEDIPLLVNHFIEKYSKMYSRRIKGISSEAMKLLLSYNFPGNVRELENLIERAVITCRGSIINPEDIHIDMDSMPSVKEEEIERIRQVLEQTGGNRSLAAKILGMHRTTLWRKMKELGL; translated from the coding sequence ATGGAAAAGAAATTGTTAGATTTCTTTAATAATGTTCATTTTTTACAGGTATTATTTGATGGTGTTATTATAGTTAGTAAAGATAAAAAAATTCTGTTCTTTAATGAAAGTGCAGAAAAAATCTTGGAGGAGCGTTTTTCAATTGGTTCTCCATGTCCAGCGTTCTTTTCCATATGTCAGAGTTGTCCCATGAATATAGTGGAGGAAAACAAAAGCGGTGTGCAAATATACGATATTAGAACTAAAAATGAAAAACACGTTTGCCTTAGTATAACTCCGCTTTTTGTAGGAGATGAATTTATGGGAGTTATAGAAGTATTCAGAGATGTCAGTAAAGTGATCTTCTATATGGAAGAAGTTAAAAAACAAAAAGAGTTTATTGAGGTAACTCTAAATTCTATAATTGAAGCGGTTCTAATAGTTGACGATAGAGGTAATGTTATAGATTATAACGCCATTGCAAAAAAAGTTCTTTGTAGAGAATACGAAGAGCTAAAAGGCAAAAATTTAAAGGATATTGTTAAATTAAGTTTAGAAGAGCTTCCTAACCCAGGTGAGAGAACTGATATATATATAGAAACGCCATGCGGAATACATAAAGCATCTATCTTGTTATCTCCACTAAAAATCGGAAAAGGTTTTGTGATTTCCTTCTACATAGTACCAGAAAGTATGTCAAATTTACTAGAAAAAGGAGACATAAAGATAATAACAAAAAATCCTATTTTCAGAAATATACTTAATCAAATAAGTGTTATCTCTGATTATGATACGAACATCCTTTTAGAAGGAGAAACTGGGACAGGCAAAAGTTTTTTGGCAAAGTATATACACTACATGTCTCCAAGAAGAAACGGACCTTTTGTAAAGGTTAACTGCACTGCTATCCCCGACACACTGCTTGAGGCGGAGCTTTTCGGTCATGTAAAGGGGGCTTTCACTGGTGCGGTAAGAGATAAGCCCGGCAAGGTAGAACTTGCAGATGGTGGTACGCTCTTTCTTGATGAGATAGGAGACATGCCCCTGCATCTTCAGGCAAAAATACTTCACTTTGTTCAAGAAAAGGAATTTGAAAGACTCGGAGATACAAAAACAAGAAAAGCCAACGTGAGAATAATAGCCTCAACCAACAGAAATCTTAAGGAACTCATAAGGCGCGGACAGTTCAGAGAAGACTTGTATTACAGGTTAGGTGTAGTGAAACTGCACATTCCTCCCCTCAGAGAGAGGAAAGAAGACATACCTCTTCTTGTAAATCACTTTATAGAAAAGTATTCAAAAATGTACTCACGACGTATAAAAGGTATCTCATCAGAAGCCATGAAACTGCTCCTTTCCTATAACTTTCCTGGCAATGTAAGAGAGCTTGAAAATCTCATAGAGAGAGCGGTAATCACCTGCAGAGGTAGTATTATAAATCCAGAAGATATACACATTGATATGGATAGTATGCCTTCTGTAAAAGAGGAAGAGATAGAGAGAATAAGACAGGTACTTGAGCAAACGGGAGGAAACAGAAGTCTCGCTGCGAAGATTCTTGGTATGCATAGGACAACCCTCTGGAGGAAGATGAAGGAACTCGGTTTATAA